From the genome of Scyliorhinus canicula chromosome 29, sScyCan1.1, whole genome shotgun sequence, one region includes:
- the LOC119958486 gene encoding RING finger protein 222-like, translated as MTVSGPSGPSGSEVDKLDLECSICWHDYNWSDKCPRELECLHTFCTECLTRMEGQLASSCRHISCPLCRYSTELTAAGALGLPRQEQILLEIPVRPGPPGRPSATLSQQVILTLDSGETTVIMLPTVSLSVEQGEREGSGWDLQEAPVLRQHQKSQAVACLRKASWRLATLLVLACIAAFVLGPRLF; from the coding sequence ATGACAGTGTCTGGGCCTTCAGGGCCTTCAGGCAGTGAAGTGGACAAGTTGGATCTGGAATGTTCCATCTGTTGGCATGACTACAACTGGAGTGACAAATGCCCCAGGGAGCTGGAGTGCCTCCACACCTTCTGTACCGAGTGCCTCACTAGAATGGAGGGTCAGCTCGCCAGCTCCTGCCGCCACATCAGTTGCCCGTTGTGCCGCTACTCCACCGAGCTGACAGCCGCCGGGGCTTTGGGCCTACCCCGGCAGGAGCAGATCCTCCTGGAGATACCGGTCAGGCCTGGCCCGCCCGGCAGGCCGTCGGCCACTCTGAGCCAGCAGGTCATCCTGACCCTGGACTCGGGCGAGACCACCGTCATCATGCTGCCGACGGTCAGCCTGAGCGTGGAGCAGGGGGAGCGGGAAGGGAGCGGCTGGGATCTCCAGGAGGCCCCCGTCCTCCGCCAGCACCAGAAGAGCCAGGCGGTGGCCTGCCTGAGGAAGGCCTCCTGGAGGCTGGCCACCCTGCTCGTCCTGGCCTGCATTGCGGCCTTCGTCCTCGGCCCGCGCCTGTTCTAG